aaattgaacataaatcattttggactttgaagacatgtaatcttgatttacatgaagctggacgtctacggttaagccaactaaatgaattagaagaattaagacatgaagcatatgaaaattcgttaatctataaggaaagaacgaagaaatggcatgataaaagaatcagaagttcaaaagaatttaaagaaggagacagagttcttcttttcaattcacgattcaagctatttcctggaaaattgaaatcaagatggtctggaccattcatagtcagaagaattttcccatacggaactgtagaattaataaattcaaatgggattgaatttaaagttaatgtgaaaggacccgttcatatacattataaacgattcacaatagttgattacattgcgaggtatttgacctctatatgatacattttacaaacattgcattcgtttttaaaagacaatctttctttacatcaaaaattgacaggcatgcataccatttcataatatccactatccaactataaattgatttaataataatctttgatgaactcaatgactcgaatgcaacgttcttcgaaatatgctatgaaagactccaagtaatatctttaaaatgagcaaatgcacagcggaagatttctttaaaacctgagaataaacatgctttaaagtgtcaaccaaaaggttggtgagttcattagtttatcataatcatttatttccatcattttaatagaccacaagaatttcatttccagttctcataaatatacgtcccatgcatagagacaaaaaataatcattcatatggtgaacacctggtaaccgacattaactagatacatataagaatatcccctatcattccgggatcctccttcggacatgatataatttcgaagtactaaagcatccggtactttggatggggtttgttaggcccagtagatctatctttaggattcgcgtcaattagggtgtctgttccctaattcttagattaccagactttaataaaaaggggcatattcgatttcgataattcaaccatagaatgtagtttcaattacttgtgtctatttcgtcaaacatttataaaagcgcatgtattctcagtcccaaaaatttaaagggtaaaaaggcaaatgaaactcaccatactgtatttcgtagtaaaaatacatataacgtcattgaacaagtgcaaggttggcctcggattcacgaacctaaattaattatatatatttatgtgttggtcaatatttgtctaacaaattaggtcaagtcatagtgtaccacaatcctaatgctcgagactaatatgcaaaagtcaacaaaagtaaatttgactcaaaataatttccaaaaatttatacatgattaatatatagtttaaatatcgtcgttttatatttttaaaagatttattagagtaaataatataatttatttattaataaataaaattttatattatatttatataatataataaaatatacttttatatatattaagtaataaaatttatagggttcatttaatattataaagataatatgatacgtattattaaagtaagttattacacgtagtaaaatatgtttgtatcaaatatttatttgataaaataatatttataatgatagtaagtaaaagttgtattattttgtaataataattattattattattattataaaaatatcaatatttataattactaagatgacattatgataaaacgataattctaattatgataactttgatatttacgataatttttaatattatctttaaaataataattctatttaaaataataataataataatgatattttatagtaacaatgacatttctattaaaatgataatttttgttaaaatgatagttttaatactaacgataattttaataataatagtaatgataaaaataataagaacgataattttatctaaatcaatatcttataatattttaatttcatcatgatactcttacccattatttcctaatcgtttcgtttaatagcttttaatcgtcttttatatcgtgttcgtaataatgataataatagtaatcaaaataattaggtgttacaaatatttgttttaattacactaatattaataatgatagttactataacattattaacgataatactaataattatcttaatgataatatagtaataataataataataataacaataaccatttttaaataatgatatatatattaataatgataataataataataataccaataataataataataataataataataataataataataataataataataataataataataataataataataataataataataataataataataattggataataataatactaattataactttaacgataataacgatagtaataataaaaaaataacaatttttaatgataaatccttttattgataaagataataataataataataagataaaactagaacgacgataataaggacgataataataatcatttttaataataatacaaaaattcgatggactataacttcaaatccgttcatcgaaatcattcgatatctaaatgaaaagttcttaatttttcgctatctttccaacgaatgcatatcttataccttatctcagtcgcatatataactaattcaggattcaacataacctaactaaaggcaatatcaaaagtacaaacatgcataatcctatatactcgagcactagtcagggatacactattagtatgtaaaagttaaattatgagtactcacgtatcaatattgagattcaatattgcaggaaaggtatgtagatgcaacagagatgataaacactatattgacctcacgagcatacccatgaaccataccaatcacctccatagctataacccataatttccttaatccaatcccactcgaaaaacaatttcgaaatcactcggacagcactctgacgtaatattttatgtatactaataatatattgaaataatacggagtaaatatatatatgtaaatcgattgagagagtttagagaaaaatattttcaagtttctatgaaataatgaaacctattgaattctatttataatagatttttgaattattaaagtgagttattaaagtatgaattattaaagtgaattattaaagtatgaattattaaagtgaattattaaagtatgaattattaaagtgaattattaaagtatgaattattaaagtgaattattaaagttaaagtaaagtaaaaataaagtaaaggtaaagtttaagtatagtaaaagtataaaactatgtatcgaCCCAACCGTCGCACCTCATATATAGATCTGAATTTTTCAGATCTGAGTATTTTATCAGATCGTGGTGGCGGTGGCTCTTGTTTGTTGCCGGAATTCGACGCCGGCGTTGCTTGTTGCCGAAATTCGACGCCGGCCTTGTTGTTTGTTGAAGGAAGTGGCCGCAAGTGGTGGACTGGTGGTTGGTTGTGATGAGTTCGGGAGGCAACAACACGAAGAAGAAGGGACCCCAATCGACGTCAAAGGTGCGACGCAGCTGGACAATTGAAATTGAGGGTAAGGCCGATGTGACTGATGATGCAACTTCCAAACGTGATGTTGAGGAAGAGGAGAAGATTAATGATAATAGGAGCGTGCATACGGCTAGTGATTTATCGGAGTCAGAAGATGATACAAGATCTGTTCTCAGTGGTAACCCGATTAAATAAGGGATACCTGATGCTGTGGAAAACCAAAAGACTTATATGAATATTCTGGGTGAAAATCAATGCAAGAAACAAGTAAATTTCTGTGAATTGAAGTATGAGGGTTTACTGGATGACGATGTTGACGTAGTAATTCCTTTAGCATCTGTAAGGGAGGCAGCGAAGCGTTATCAAAATATTCTTTATGGTTACTTTATAGGGAATCGAGTGGCTTTTCCGGTGGTAAAGAACTACGTCTCAAATGTTTGGAAGAAATTCGGCCTGGACAAAATAATGATGAATGATAAAGGGTTTTATTTCTTTAAGTTTGAGACCAAAAAAGGCTTATTGGACGTGTTGGAGAATGGTCCATGGATGATACGAAATAATCCGATAATTTTGAACAAGTGGTCAGCTGACATCTCGCTTACAAAAGAAAATGTGAAGAAAGTGTCGGTTTGGGTAAAACTTTATGATGTACCATTAGCGGGATTTACTGAGGACGGATTAAGTGCTATTGCTACCAAAGTTGGGCGTCCTATAATGTTGGATTCGTACACGAGTACTATGTGTATGGAGTCGTGGGGTCGACCAAATTATGCCCGGGCCATGGTGGAGGTTTTGGCAGAGTTAGACTTGAAAGAATCAATTCGGGTTGCTACACCGAGCGTGAATGGTAAAGATCGAATTGTTGACATTATTCGGGTAGTGTATGAATGGAAGCCTCCGCGGTGTTCATGTTTTCGAGTTTTTGGACATACGGATGCTAGTTGTCCACTTAATATTCTAGTGGAAGTTGAAGTTCCAAAGGTTGATAATGATGGGTTCAAAGTAGTTGAAAAGAAGCATGCAAAAAATAAGAATATTGACACTCAGTCACGTTTAAAGGTGGTCTTTAATTTGGGTAAAACTAAACAACAGTTAGTGTATCGACCAAAGTTTAAAGATACAAGCTCTACTGAGGTGGGTACTTCGAAGCAAACAAAGCATGGTGAGGAAAATAATGAATATCAACACTTAAATATGTTTTCAGCTTTAAATAGTCTGGATAAGGAAGCTACTGATAAAAAGGTGGATAATGATGAATGTGATGTTAATGAAGATCTGAATGAAATGGATGAGTTCATGTCAAAAAAAGATCCGGTGGGTGCAAGCACACCCAGTACAACGGTTCTCAATGGTTAGCATCGCTTCATGGAATATACGGGGTCTTAATCGTGTCCCCAAACAAAACGAGGTTATGGAGGTTGTTAATGGTAATAAGTTATGTTTGTGTGCGATTCTTGAATCACATGTGCTTATTAATAAGTTGAATAATATTTGTAACAATGTTTTTCCGAATTGGCAATGGTTGTCTAATAGTAATTATTGCAAAGGTGGTATGCGTATTATTGTAGGTTGGGACCCTTCTGTTGTTACTGTTATGGTGCTTTCGGCATCAGATCAGGTGATCCATTGCTTACTAGAGATGGTTACAGATAAGAAACAGTTCTATGCTTCCTTTGTTTATGCGCACAATCTGTATGGTAAGCGTAGGGCTTTATGGCATGATTTGGCTAGGCACTCTGCGTTTGTGGGGAGTCATCCATGGGTGATCCTTGGCGATTTTAATGTTTCTTTGGAGTTGGAAGAGTCGTCAAGTGGCTCGTCGAAGGTTTCTTTGGCTATGAGGGAGTTCCAAGAATGTATTGAACAAATTCGAATGACTGATATTAATCATTCGGGGTTTCAATTTACTTGGAACCAATGCCCGAATGCTTCCACTGGTATTTTGAAGAAAATTGATCGGGTCATGGGTAATGATATATTTTTAAATGACTTTGTTAATGCGTTCGCTTTGTTTGAACCTTACAGGATATCAGATCACTGCCCGGCAATTCTAAGAATCCCAGGTACAGTTGTTTTAAAGCCGAAGCCATTTAAGTTCTGTAATTTCGTTGCTAAACATGATAATTTTGAGGAGACTGTTCGGGCAGCCTGGGGAGTGGAAGTTCATGGGTGTCACATGTTTAAGTTGGTAAATAAGCTGAAAGGCTTGAAGAAACCATTACGTAAACTAGCATGGCAACGTGGGAATCTTCATAAAAGGGTCATTGAGTTACGTGAAAAGCTAGATGATGCGCAACGTGAGTTGGATAAAAATCCAAATTCTATTGTAGCCCGCAACTCTGAAGCTCAATGTCTTCGTGATTTTAATGATGCATTGATTGAAGAGGAAGTATTTCTAAGACAAAAAGAAAAATCGATTGGCTACGAGTGGGTGATTGTAATTCAAAATACTTTCATAATGTGGTTAAAACTCGTACTAATAGGTCTCGAACCTAATCGGTGGTAGATGGAAATGGTTCGAGAGTAGAAGGTGTTAGAGTGGCTGACTGTTTTGTTAAGCACTATGAGACTTTCTTGGGCACATCTCAAATTGTTAACTCCCTGGATCAGCATGAgcatttgttttctaaaactatatCAGCTGAAGCTTCAACTTTTATGATAAGAGAAGTCAAGGCCAAAGAAGTTAAGGATGCCATATATAATATCGGGTCAGATAAGTCTCCGGGTCCGGATGGGTTTAATGCGGAGTTTTTTAAGTCGGCTTGGCATATTGTGGGGGATGATGTCACGAGAGCAGTGTTGGACTATTTCAATAATGGGCGACTTTTAAAACAAATTAATCACACTGTTATTACTCTTCTTCCTAAAGTGAAGACTCCTGACAAGGTGACGGATTATCGGCCTATTTCGTGTTGTAATgttatttacaagtgtattagtaaaatcattacaaATCGCATCAAGTTAAGCTTGGATGAAGTTGTAGGTTGTAACCAATCGGCATTTATTCTGGGTAGAACGATCTCAGATAATATACTGCTTACGCAGGAATTGATGAAGGATTATCATACGAACCGAGGTGTTGCACGTTGTGCTTTCAAAGTTGATATCCAAAAAGCTTACGATACTGTCGATTGGGTTTTTCTGGAGAGTATCCTTCGTAGATTTGGTTATCTGGATACCATGGTTAAATGGATCATGACGTGTGTTACTTCGACGTCCTTTTCTATTGCGGTTAATGGTGATCTGCATGGTTTCTTCAGAGGTAAACGAGGCCTTCGTCAAGGGGACCCAATGTCACCGTATCTTTTTACCTTGGTAATGGAGGTTTTATCTCTGTTACTCCAAGAAAGCATGACTGAGGAA
This window of the Rutidosis leptorrhynchoides isolate AG116_Rl617_1_P2 chromosome 7, CSIRO_AGI_Rlap_v1, whole genome shotgun sequence genome carries:
- the LOC139859920 gene encoding uncharacterized protein, giving the protein MEVVNGNKLCLCAILESHVLINKLNNICNNVFPNWQWLSNSNYCKGGMRIIVGWDPSVVTVMVLSASDQVIHCLLEMVTDKKQFYASFVYAHNLYGKRRALWHDLARHSAFVGSHPWVILGDFNVSLELEESSSGSSKVSLAMREFQECIEQIRMTDINHSGFQFTWNQCPNASTGILKKIDRVMGNDIFLNDFVNAFALFEPYRISDHCPAILRIPGTVVLKPKPFKFCNFVAKHDNFEETVRAAWGVEVHGCHMFKLVNKLKGLKKPLRKLAWQRGNLHKRVIELREKLDDAQRELDKNPNSIVARNSEAQCLRDFNDALIEEEVFLRQKEKSIGYEWVIHEHLFSKTISAEASTFMIREVKAKEVKDAIYNIGSDKSPGPDGFNAEFFKSAWHIVGDDVTRAVLDYFNNGRLLKQINHTVITLLPKVKTPDKVTDYRPISCCNVIYKCISKIITNRIKLSLDEVVGCNQSAFILGRTISDNILLTQELMKDYHTNRGVARCAFKVDIQKAYDTVDWVFLESILRRFGYLDTMVKWIMTCVTSTSFSIAVNGDLHGFFRGKRGLRQGDPMSPYLFTLVMEVLSLLLQESMTEENRFRFHPRCENLKIINLCFADDLFLFSHADSGSVKVIAEAL